From a single Arthrobacter sp. SLBN-112 genomic region:
- a CDS encoding carbohydrate ABC transporter permease, with product MSSTTTQSGLARARRGIAPGGSGTVPGKRRSKLSAQATRTFFWLLLPSVVLLVLIHGYPLIYAAIQATHDGDLLQTGNFVGGQNFATVLTSPAFWKAAQFTLWFTIVGVFGSWLVGLGLALLLRTRIPAGGTFKVLLLLPWVVPIVVSSTAWNWLVATPDSLIPSLFRNLGMGTPLFLADPSLASITVMVFKVWVSFPFMMMMISAALASVDTTVYEAASMDGASRWQQFTQITLPLIARSTYISWILMTIFCVNDFPTIYLLTGGGPVNATTSLVVLAYRTVFQDFATGPGVAIAFLMTMTLVVISVILYRQIRKSSVE from the coding sequence ATGTCCAGCACCACCACCCAGTCCGGCCTGGCCCGGGCCCGCCGCGGGATTGCCCCCGGCGGGTCCGGGACGGTCCCCGGCAAACGCCGGAGCAAGCTGTCCGCCCAGGCAACCAGGACCTTCTTTTGGCTCCTGCTTCCCTCCGTGGTCCTCCTTGTCCTGATCCACGGCTACCCGCTGATCTATGCGGCCATCCAGGCGACGCACGACGGAGACCTGCTCCAGACCGGCAACTTCGTGGGCGGGCAGAACTTTGCCACCGTCCTGACCTCGCCGGCATTCTGGAAAGCCGCCCAGTTCACCCTGTGGTTCACCATCGTGGGCGTCTTCGGGTCCTGGCTCGTGGGCCTGGGCCTGGCCCTGCTCCTGCGCACCAGGATCCCGGCAGGAGGCACCTTCAAGGTCCTGCTGCTCCTGCCCTGGGTGGTGCCCATCGTGGTGTCCTCCACCGCATGGAACTGGCTGGTGGCCACCCCGGACAGCCTTATCCCGTCGCTGTTCCGGAACCTGGGCATGGGCACCCCGCTCTTCCTGGCAGACCCCTCGCTGGCTTCCATCACGGTGATGGTGTTCAAGGTCTGGGTCAGCTTCCCCTTCATGATGATGATGATCTCGGCCGCCCTGGCATCCGTTGACACCACCGTCTATGAGGCAGCCAGCATGGACGGGGCCAGCCGCTGGCAGCAGTTCACCCAGATCACCCTGCCGCTGATTGCCCGCTCCACCTACATCAGCTGGATCCTGATGACCATCTTCTGCGTCAACGACTTCCCCACCATCTACCTGCTCACCGGCGGCGGCCCGGTCAACGCCACCACCTCCCTGGTGGTCCTGGCCTACCGCACCGTGTTCCAGGACTTCGCCACCGGCCCCGGCGTGGCCATCGCCTTCCTCATGACCATGACCTTGGTGGTCATCTCGGTCATCCTGTACCGCCAGATCCGAAAGTCGAGCGTCGAATAA
- a CDS encoding ABC transporter substrate-binding protein, which yields MNATSEQRRSFSRRGFLGLTAAAASVPLLAACGGGSASQGGGGGAGGTVKFWDMPWATPAYNDAAKGIAEGFSGANGAKASYQIIQWNNFYQTFSSAIASKTGPAVSTGGGFQAFQFEQQGQIAYADKVIEKLKASGQFDDFLPGVLDPFKSDKGYVAVPWQLDMRVFWYRKSLFEKANVALPTDWPSLLEAGKALKKVGAFGFTTGAGAGNNYANHSMIMMMVNNGGGVWNKDGELDLMNDRNVEAMEFVLELVSNGIVDPAAVSYTTDNMSAQWKDGKAGYGLFQVNVPQRVGDTSGDLLVADPIKGPHGDKATIVFPNNIMMYTNTPSQEASEEFLVYYLGQLKQLWQKKLMSALPVFKSITEIPEFANDPNNVKIVKDWQPIAKTFAAQGSKLNANLAALDGGQALNQFSQTIITGKADAKTALQTFQSGLESVLKK from the coding sequence ATGAACGCAACATCCGAACAGCGCCGCTCCTTCTCCCGGCGCGGTTTCCTGGGCCTGACGGCGGCGGCTGCTTCCGTGCCGCTGCTGGCAGCCTGCGGTGGCGGCTCCGCCAGCCAAGGCGGCGGCGGTGGTGCCGGCGGCACCGTCAAGTTCTGGGATATGCCCTGGGCCACGCCCGCCTACAACGACGCCGCCAAGGGCATCGCGGAGGGTTTCTCCGGTGCCAACGGCGCCAAGGCGAGCTACCAGATCATCCAGTGGAACAACTTCTACCAGACCTTCTCCTCCGCGATCGCTTCAAAGACGGGCCCGGCCGTGTCCACGGGCGGCGGATTCCAGGCCTTCCAGTTCGAACAGCAGGGCCAGATCGCATACGCGGACAAGGTGATCGAGAAGCTGAAGGCCAGCGGCCAGTTCGACGACTTCCTGCCCGGCGTGCTGGACCCGTTCAAGTCGGACAAGGGCTATGTGGCGGTCCCGTGGCAGCTGGACATGCGCGTTTTCTGGTACCGCAAGTCGCTGTTCGAAAAGGCCAACGTTGCGCTCCCCACGGACTGGCCGTCGCTGCTGGAAGCGGGCAAGGCCCTGAAGAAGGTGGGCGCGTTCGGCTTCACCACCGGCGCAGGCGCGGGCAACAACTACGCCAACCACTCCATGATCATGATGATGGTCAACAACGGCGGCGGTGTCTGGAACAAGGATGGCGAGCTGGACCTGATGAACGACCGTAACGTCGAGGCCATGGAGTTCGTCCTGGAACTCGTGTCCAACGGCATCGTGGATCCCGCCGCGGTCAGCTACACCACGGACAACATGTCCGCGCAGTGGAAGGACGGCAAGGCAGGCTACGGCCTGTTCCAGGTGAACGTCCCGCAGCGCGTGGGCGATACCTCGGGCGACCTGCTGGTGGCTGACCCCATCAAGGGTCCGCACGGGGACAAGGCAACGATCGTCTTCCCCAACAACATCATGATGTACACCAACACCCCGTCCCAGGAGGCGTCGGAAGAGTTCCTGGTGTACTATCTGGGCCAGCTCAAGCAGCTGTGGCAGAAGAAGCTGATGTCCGCCTTGCCGGTCTTCAAGTCCATCACTGAGATTCCCGAGTTCGCCAACGACCCCAACAACGTCAAGATCGTCAAGGACTGGCAGCCCATCGCCAAGACCTTCGCGGCCCAGGGCAGCAAACTCAACGCCAACCTCGCCGCACTGGACGGCGGGCAGGCACTGAACCAGTTCAGCCAGACCATCATCACCGGAAAGGCCGACGCCAAGACTGCCCTGCAGACCTTCCAGTCCGGCCTCGAATCCGTCCTGAAGAAGTAG
- a CDS encoding Gfo/Idh/MocA family protein, which produces MSHDTAPADSPLGVGILGAGPVTQAIHLPALARLQDILEVRHIMDVDPAVASSVAARVGATAGTSMDALMNDPAVDVVAICSPHQFHADQVIAACRAGKKAVLCEKPFAMNAGEAARISAVSSETGVPIVVGAMHTFDPGWLAAEQNWGDLPEQVHTIRSSIILPPNARFEDFATEILTRPAAGEPDYSDIDVIKNALRGGIMGLAIHDLPLVRRFTPDFADIEVLQVFHVRPFGYAVSLRTPTRVIELRAVMNSTWKPEWTFEAIADDAALHIDFTPSYVQAGSAVATLTSRSGSETRTFGPYGHNGYEGEWRELAELARGTRQAPSAQALIDDLTFALAIADATVHSAPGQSGAAEKAGVSA; this is translated from the coding sequence TTGTCCCATGACACAGCGCCCGCAGACAGCCCCCTCGGCGTCGGCATCCTCGGCGCCGGGCCCGTCACCCAAGCCATCCACCTCCCGGCCCTGGCACGCCTCCAGGACATCCTGGAAGTCCGGCACATCATGGATGTGGACCCGGCCGTTGCCTCCTCGGTGGCGGCCCGCGTCGGAGCAACCGCCGGCACCAGCATGGATGCGCTGATGAACGATCCGGCCGTGGACGTCGTGGCAATCTGCAGCCCCCACCAGTTCCATGCCGACCAGGTCATCGCCGCCTGCAGGGCCGGAAAGAAAGCCGTCCTCTGCGAAAAGCCCTTCGCAATGAACGCCGGGGAAGCTGCGCGCATCTCGGCGGTCAGCAGCGAAACGGGCGTACCCATCGTCGTGGGGGCCATGCACACCTTTGATCCGGGCTGGCTCGCGGCCGAACAGAACTGGGGCGACCTCCCGGAGCAGGTCCACACCATCCGTTCCTCCATCATCCTGCCGCCCAATGCCCGCTTCGAGGACTTCGCCACCGAAATTCTCACGCGCCCCGCCGCCGGCGAGCCCGACTACTCGGACATCGACGTCATCAAGAACGCGCTTCGGGGCGGGATCATGGGCCTGGCCATCCACGACCTGCCCCTGGTCCGCCGGTTTACCCCGGACTTCGCGGACATCGAGGTCCTCCAGGTGTTCCACGTCCGCCCGTTCGGCTACGCCGTCTCGCTCCGCACCCCAACCCGCGTCATCGAACTGCGTGCCGTCATGAACAGCACCTGGAAACCCGAATGGACCTTCGAGGCGATCGCCGATGATGCGGCATTGCACATCGACTTCACGCCGTCCTACGTCCAGGCCGGCTCCGCCGTCGCCACCCTGACCAGCCGCAGCGGCAGCGAAACGCGCACGTTCGGCCCCTATGGGCATAACGGCTACGAGGGCGAATGGCGTGAACTGGCGGAGCTGGCCAGGGGAACCCGCCAGGCGCCCTCCGCCCAGGCACTGATCGACGACCTCACCTTTGCCCTCGCCATCGCGGACGCAACCGTGCATAGTGCCCCAGGACAGTCCGGCGCGGCAGAAAAAGCAGGAGTTTCGGCATGA
- a CDS encoding ROK family transcriptional regulator → MTSVTGRQAAKDADVGSLSRAGDLFQLLRDGQARTRAELALSTGLARSTVASRIDALMLSGLVGPAGEALSSGGRPPSRFAFNPAARLVLAVDVGATHIIVAVTDLGGNILAEHRLAQQVADGPEAVLDQVVAQGKELLASTGRSVAELAGIGIGLPGPVEHDTGKPVKPPIMPGWDGFDVVSYVQRSLPVHVLVDNDVNIMALGEQSAHWPEHNNFFFVKVATGIGSGIISNGELQRGANGTAGDLGHVQVARGADVLCACGNYGCLEALASGPAVVRSLRDQGLDVAKGADVLRLAADGNLQAIQALRQAGRDIGEVLATVVNLLNPSVIVVGGSVGETGEHLVAGIREVVYRRSPPLATSHLRINGSRAGSQAAVLGASKLVTQYVLSPAVIEATLAGAIAG, encoded by the coding sequence ATGACTTCAGTGACGGGCAGGCAGGCCGCAAAAGACGCCGACGTCGGCAGCCTGTCGCGCGCCGGCGACCTCTTCCAGCTGCTGCGTGACGGCCAGGCCCGCACCCGCGCCGAGCTTGCCCTTAGTACGGGGCTGGCCCGGTCAACCGTGGCCTCGCGGATCGACGCGCTGATGCTGTCAGGCCTCGTCGGCCCCGCCGGCGAGGCGCTCTCCAGCGGCGGCAGGCCGCCGTCGCGCTTTGCCTTCAACCCGGCCGCCCGCCTGGTGCTGGCCGTGGACGTGGGCGCCACCCATATCATCGTTGCGGTCACGGACCTCGGCGGCAACATCCTGGCCGAACACCGGCTGGCTCAGCAGGTGGCCGACGGGCCGGAAGCGGTCCTGGACCAGGTGGTGGCGCAGGGCAAGGAGCTGCTGGCGTCCACCGGACGAAGCGTGGCGGAACTCGCCGGGATCGGAATCGGCCTGCCCGGACCCGTGGAACACGACACCGGCAAGCCCGTTAAGCCGCCCATCATGCCGGGCTGGGATGGGTTCGATGTGGTCAGCTACGTCCAGCGGTCGCTGCCCGTGCACGTGCTGGTGGACAACGACGTGAACATCATGGCGTTGGGGGAGCAGTCCGCCCACTGGCCCGAACACAACAACTTCTTCTTCGTGAAGGTGGCTACCGGTATCGGCTCCGGCATCATCAGCAACGGGGAACTGCAGCGCGGCGCCAACGGCACGGCAGGCGACCTGGGGCACGTCCAGGTGGCGCGCGGCGCGGATGTCCTGTGTGCCTGTGGAAACTACGGGTGCCTGGAAGCGCTGGCGTCAGGTCCCGCCGTCGTGCGTTCCCTCCGGGACCAGGGGCTGGACGTGGCGAAGGGCGCGGACGTGCTCCGGCTCGCCGCTGACGGCAACCTGCAGGCCATCCAGGCACTGCGCCAGGCCGGCCGGGACATCGGCGAGGTACTGGCCACCGTGGTCAACCTGCTCAACCCGTCCGTCATTGTGGTGGGCGGCAGCGTCGGCGAGACGGGGGAGCACCTCGTCGCCGGCATCCGCGAGGTGGTGTACCGGCGCTCGCCGCCGCTGGCCACCTCGCACCTGCGCATCAACGGCTCGCGCGCCGGCAGCCAGGCGGCAGTCCTGGGCGCCAGCAAACTCGTCACCCAGTATGTCCTCTCGCCGGCTGTCATCGAAGCAACGCTGGCAGGCGCCATCGCGGGGTAG